The following proteins are encoded in a genomic region of Takifugu rubripes chromosome 21, fTakRub1.2, whole genome shotgun sequence:
- the cnnm4 gene encoding metal transporter CNNM4 precursor — protein MAIDSSGRGFMLTLFVFSSVFVGGQAQVVVSETRAEPRILGMRLEKCDTPAETTESGVIQVTEGGNTVFRFYGLNLSPDTSKRIGFTELYSSDTEDDMSGAIKLPLNRTCSEITKDVIVLGSMEINKQNTTGMLGFKVKQLRKSEAVKLFALCIRDKDEKDPTWYLLDEMDGRLRVVEEKKSLLPIWLQVILISFLLVLSGMFSGLNLGLMALDPMELRIVQSCGTEKEKKYARKIEPIRRKGNYLLCSLLLGNVLVNTTLTILLDDLTKSGVGAVVASTVGIVIFGEIVPQALCSRHGLAVGANTILLTKLFMLLTFPLSWPISKLLDCVLGQEIGTVYNREKLVEMLKVTEPYNDLVKEELNMIQGALELRTKTVEDVMTPINDCFMIHSDAVLDFNTMSEIMESGYTRIPVYDDERSNIVDILFVKDLAFVDPDDSTTLKTITKFYNHPVHFVFHDTKLDAMLEEFKKGKSHLAIVQKVNNEGEGDPFYEVLGLVTLEDVIEEIIKSEILDESDLYTDNRSRKKVAPDKNKRDFSAFKHESESKVKVSPQLLLAAHRFLATEVSSFSPALISEKVLLRILRHPDVIQEIKFSESDKRASHHYIYQRGKPVDYFVLILQGRVEVEAGNENMKFETGPFSYYGVMALNPPTTDFNSPSHLILMNRTASVSGADRTDSLSFSGSTSQLNNSNALQQYTPDFYVRALTDLQFVKITRGQYQNGLMASRLDSTPQSPEGSQSAAGPNESGPPAIAINDVTQQGDPVHIENGPDETTLLLINEQNSPHMSNNSQLENSI, from the exons ATGGCGATAGACTCGAGTGGACGGGGGTTTATGCTAACTTTATTCGTCTTTTCGAGTGTTTTTGTGGGCGGGCAGGCCCAAgtggtggtttcggaaacaagGGCCGAACCTCGGATACTCGGCATGAGGCTGGAAAAATGCGACACACCGGCCGAGACCACGGAAAGTGGCGTTATTCAGGTGACCGAGGGTGGTAACACCGTCTTCAGGTTCTACGGACTCAACCTGTCCCCGGACACCTCCAAACGTATCGGGTTCACGGAGCTTTATTCCAGCGATACGGAGGATGACATGTCAGGCGCAATAAAACTCCCCTTAAACAGGACTTGTTCCGAAATTACGAAGGATGTAATAGTGTTGGGGTCCATGGAGATAAACAAACAGAATACCACCGGAATGCTCGGCTTCAAAGTCAAACAGCTCCGTAAGAGTGAGGCGGTGAAGCTGTTCGCCCTGTGCATCCGAGACAAGGACGAGAAAGACCCGACCTGGTACCTGCTGGATGAGATGGACGGTAGGCTGcgggtggtggaggagaagaagtcCCTGCTGCCCATATGGCTGCAGGTGATCCTCATCTCTTTTCTGCTTGTGCTCTCCGGGATGTTCAGCGGGCTCAACCTGGGCTTGATGGCGCTCGACCCGATGGAGCTCCGCATCGTGCAGAGCTGCGGgacggagaaggagaagaagtaCGCGCGGAAGATCGAGCCCATCCGTAGGAAGGGTAACTACCTGCTGTGCTCGCTTCTCCTCGGGAACGTCCTGGTCAACACCACCCTCACTATTCTCCTGGACGACCTCACCAAGTCCGGGGTCGGGGCCGTCGTCGCGTCCACGGTCGGCATCGTGATTTTCGGCGAGATCGTCCCGCAGGCGCTCTGCTCCCGACACGGACTGGCAGTGGGGGCGAATACCATCCTGCTCACCAAGCTGTTCATGTTGTTAACGTTCCCGTTGTCGTGGCCCATCAGCAAGCTCCTGGACTGCGTTCTCGGCCAGGAGATCGGCACCGTTTACAACcgagagaagctggtggagatgCTGAAGGTCACCGAGCCGTACAACGACCTGGTGAAAGAGGAGCTCAACATGATCCAAGGGGCTCTGGAGCTCCGGACCAAAACGGTGGAGGACGTCATGACCCCCATCAACGACTGCTTCATGATCCACAGCGACGCCGTGCTGGACTTCAACACCATGTCTGAGATCATGGAGAGCGGGTACACCAGGATACCCGTGTATGACGACGAGCGCTCCAATATCGTGGACATATTGTTTGTCAAGGACCTGGCTTTTGTCGACCCGGACGACTCCACCACCCTCAAGACCATAACCAAGTTTTACAACCACCCGGTCCACTTTGTCTTCCACGACACCAAGCTAGACGCCATGCTGGAAGAGTTCAAGAAAG GAAAATCTCACCTGGCCATTGTCCAGAAAGTGAACAATGAAGGGGAGGGAGATCCATTCTACGAGGTCTTGGGTTTGGTAACGCTTGAGGATGTGATCGAGGAGATAATCAAATCAGAGATCCTGGATGAATCAGACCTCTACA CGGATAACCGATCCAGGAAGAAGGTGGCGCCCGATAAGAATAAGAGAgacttttctgcttttaaacatGAGAGCGAATCCAAAGTGAAGGTGTCCCCACAACTGCTGCTTGCTGCCCATCGCTTTCTGGCTACAG AGGTGAGCTCGTTCAGTCCCGCCCTGATCTCAGAAAAAGTGCTGCTGCGGATCCTGCGACACCCCGACGTGATCCAGGAGATCAAGTTTAGTGAAAGTGACAAGCGCGCGTCCCACCACTACATCTACCAGAGGGGCAAGCCTGTCGACTACTTCGTTCTCATCTTGCAG GGCCGAGTGGAGGTTGAGGCCGGCAATGAGAACATGAAGTTTGAGACGGGACCGTTTTCATATTATGGGGTGATGGCGCTCAATCCTCCCACCACTG actttAATTCGCCGTCCCACCTCATCCTGATGAACCGCACGGCCTCCGTGAGTGGAGCCGACCGGACGGACTCGCTCTCCTTCAGTGGCAGCACCTCCCAGCTCAACAACAGCAACGCCCTGCAGCAGTACACGCCGGACTTCTACGTCCGCGCTCTCACCGACCTGCAGTTCGTCAAG ATCACACGCGGCCAGTACCAGAACGGCCTGATGGCGTCCCGTCTGGACAGCACGCCGCAGTCCCCTGAGGGCAGCCAGAGCGCGGCGGGCCCCAACGAGAGCGGCCCCCCGGCCATCGCCATCAACGACGTCACGCAGCAGGGCGACCCTGTCCACATAGAGAACGGGCCGGACGAGACGacgctcctcctcatcaacgAGCAGAACTCGCCCCACATGAGCAATAACAGCCAGCTGGAGAACAgcatttga